A window of Gammaproteobacteria bacterium contains these coding sequences:
- the hda gene encoding DnaA regulatory inactivator Hda, giving the protein MTTSIARSGRYPMRWRKAHLKLMTKMKTRWTMEVSEMPRQLPLPFMNQVQPRFANFVRGPNQLAVDALRQWASTSSEWTYLYGGHGTGVTHLLLAATALAAELSGKTMYLSLREDGLTPESLAGLEQFGHIALDDIDVVAGHSDWELALFSLCNGVKDNEHAILFGAHSAPERTDWRLPDLRSRLQSAARYRLKALADEERLIALQRHLAERGLSLSDEAGRYLLRRGPRDMRHLLSVIERLDHASLVQKRPLTVPFIRDVMGWSVTAQNKENQGSLPHGADEE; this is encoded by the coding sequence ATGACGACGTCTATTGCGAGAAGCGGCCGGTATCCGATGCGTTGGCGCAAAGCCCATCTGAAGCTGATGACAAAGATGAAGACGCGGTGGACGATGGAAGTGAGCGAGATGCCTAGGCAGCTTCCCTTGCCTTTTATGAATCAGGTGCAACCGCGATTTGCTAATTTTGTACGTGGTCCCAATCAATTAGCGGTTGATGCGTTGCGGCAATGGGCATCAACGTCTTCAGAGTGGACCTATTTGTATGGCGGCCATGGAACCGGTGTGACGCACTTGTTACTCGCGGCCACGGCCTTGGCGGCCGAGCTTTCAGGCAAGACAATGTACCTGAGTTTGCGCGAGGATGGATTAACGCCGGAAAGCCTGGCTGGGTTGGAACAATTTGGGCACATTGCCCTTGATGATATCGACGTGGTGGCTGGCCACTCTGATTGGGAGCTGGCGCTGTTTTCCTTATGCAACGGGGTCAAAGATAATGAGCATGCCATCCTTTTCGGGGCCCATAGCGCGCCAGAGCGTACCGATTGGCGACTGCCCGACTTGCGGTCACGTTTACAGTCTGCGGCTCGCTATCGTCTCAAAGCATTGGCTGATGAAGAGCGATTAATCGCGTTGCAACGACATCTTGCTGAACGAGGCCTGTCTTTGTCGGACGAAGCAGGCCGCTATCTGTTACGACGCGGCCCGCGTGATATGCGACATTTGCTCAGTGTGATTGAACGCCTGGACCATGCATCATTGGTGCAAAAACGCCCGCTAACAGTTCCTTTTATTCGTGACGTGATGGGGTGGTCTGTGACGGCTCAGAATAAAGAAAATCAAGGCTCTCTGCCGCATGGCGCAGATGAGGAATGA